The DNA sequence TTACAAATAAGATCACTCTTAACCCTGAGAATATGACCCTCAGTACTTTTTAGGATATAAGAGCCTTCATACTAATCATTACTAATCTTAATTAGACATTTACAATTTTTGCTCCTATACTCTTGGGAAAAAAGAGATAGAGTTATTTTTTTATAGTCATCCTTCGGCTTTTTGTCTCTTCGTAACCATTGATAGACAAAGCATATCGCTACCCCAAACCCCGATAATGGATACTATGAATTAATTTAACTCAGGGCAAAATTATCGTCACACCCCATTTTTAAGATAGTTAATGGATTGCCTATTTACCTATAGCCATAGGGATATAAAGTTAGTGGGAAAATTATTGATGTTTTTTCCTACTTATAAATATGTCCGATATTGGCGTAGTTTTGTGATGCAAAAAATTAGATAAACTGTATATTTTTGTGCGGTTAAATTCACCCATTCATTATCTTAATAAATAATCTCAATATCCATGACAAATAAATCAAATTCATTGACTACATTAACTCTCGGATACCCTCGCATTGGCGAAAAAAGAGAAGTAAAAAAAGCCTTAGAATCCTATTGGGCAAAGAAAATTAGTTCTGATGAACTATATACCACCATTGAAGACATTGAAAAATCGAATTGGCAAAAACAAATAGATGCGGGGATTGATTTAATTGCCGTGGGGGATATGAGTTTATATGATCATATCTTAGACTGGACTGTTTATTTGGGTTTAATTCCTTCTCGTTTTAAGTCTTTTACTGGTTTACAACAATATTTTGCCATGGCCCGGGGCGCTGATGGTATTCCGGCCTTAGAAATGACAAAATGGTTTGACACTAACTATCATTACCTTGTCCCTGAAATTGAGGCAGATTGTCAACCCTGTAATAATTTTCAAGGGTTTTTAAATCAAGTAAAACGAGGGCAAAATATTTTAGTAAAAAGTGCTAACCCTATTATTATTAGCCCTGTAACCCTCGTTGCCCTTAGTAGATATGAGGGTAGTTTGAGAGAAAATGTAGAGAAATTATTGCCTTTATATCAATCTTTATTGGAGGAGTTAAAGGGTTATGGCATCACAGAAATACAAATTCATGAGCCTATTTTAGTTACCGATGAAACCGCAGAGGTAAAAGAAGCGACTATCAAAACCTATGAAATTTTTAACCAAGTGGGTTTAGCCATTAATTTAGTGACTTATTTTGAGGATTTGGGTAATAACTATGGTTGGGTAATTAATTTACCCGTTGAAGCCATCAGTCTCGATTTCACGAGGGGTAATAATTTAGATTTACTGCAAAAGTATGGATTTCCCAGCGATAAACGTTTGGGGGTAGGTATTGTTGATGCGCGTAATGTGTGGCAGGTTAATTATGCACAGGTGCAGGATGTTTTAGAAACGGTTAAAACTGTTACTACTAATATCAGTATTCAACCTTCGGCTTCCTTGCAGTTTGTGCCTTTGGATGTGGAAAGGGAGGTTAATTTACCAGCGCACCTTAGAAATATCCTTAGTTTTGCCCAACAAAAATTAATTGAGCTAAAAATGCTTTCAACGGAAGGAAATGGGCAATTTTGGCAAGAAAAGAATGACAAATGGCAATCATTTAAGGCTTTAGCCCCCCATCGCCCTGGGGTGCAAGAAAAGGTTAAGGGTTTAACGGTGGAAGATTTCCAGCGCACTTTATCCTATGAAGAAAGAATTAAGCAACAAATAAAGTTACCAATTTTCCCCACCACCACCATCGGCTCGTTTCCTCAAACCAAGAAGCTGAGAAGGTTACGACTAAATTATAAAAAAGGAGAATTAAGTTTACAAGAATATCAAGAAGCCATTGACAAGGAAATCGCTGAATGTATTAAATTACAAGAAGATATTGGCTTAGATGTGTTAGTTCATGGGGAATTTGAGCGCACCGACATGGTAGAATTCTTTGGACAACGGTTGTCTGGTTTTGCTTTCACCGACTCGGGTTGGGTACAAAGTTACGGTAGTCGTTATGTGCGCCCCCCCATTATTTTTGGGGATGTGGAAAGAAACGAACCCATGACCATCAGGGAGTTTAAAATCGCTCAAGCCCTTACGGATAAACCTGTTAAGGGGATGTTAACTGGCCCTGTTACCATGTTAAATTGGTCATTTCCCCGCGCTGATATTTCCCGTAAACATCAAGCCTTCCAAATTGCTTTGGCACTTCAAGCAGAGGTGGCTGATTTACAAGAGGCTGGGGCGTTAATCATTCAAATGGATGAACCTGCCTTCAGGGAAGGATTACCCCTAAAAACCGCTCTCTGGGCTGATTATCTCACATGGGCAGTGGATGCTTTTCGGTTAGCCAGTGCGATCGCCCTTCCTGTAACACAGATACATACTCATATGTGCTATTCTGAATTTGGAGATATTATCAAAGACATCGAAAAAATGGATGCTGACGTTATCTCTATCGAAAATAGCCGTAGCAATAATCGCACCCTCGAGGAAGTAACCACCGCAGGATATAACCACCAAATCGGCAATGGAGTATATGATATTCATAGCCCCGTAGTGCCTTCGATTCAACAAATGGTAAAACAATTAGAAGAAGGAATTAAAAATCTACCCTTACAACAAATTTGGGTAAATCCCGATTGTGGCTTAAAAACCCGTCATTGGAATGAAGTTATTCCCGCCCTAACCAATATGGTAGAAGCCACTAAAATTATTCGTCAACAAGCCGAAAAATAAAAGAGTTATGGGGAGTATGGGGGATAATAGTTTAATTTTAGTTCAATTTATTGAACGAACTACCATTAGCCGTGTAATTTATTACACGGTGGGGCAACTGCTGAAATACAATCTATCTATAAGGAATTTTCCGAACTTGATATAATTCATTACACGGTGGGGCAACTGCGAGGATACTTGATATTATGAGGCCATGGGGGTATAAACTTTACCCCTTCACCTTAACTTTGAGATAGACGTTTAACCTCTTGCCCCCCCAACAAAGACTCCGCTTCCGCCAGAAGACGGGGAATTTGCTCACCATAGGGGCTTTTTTGTAAACAAGAAGTTAAATCCAAGCCCTGTAACTTATCAGCCTTTTGCCCGGGAAACCAATGCCCCCCATTACCCAAAAGGTTATAACGCATTTTGCCATATTCCACCATGTCATAAGCAAGGGCGAGATTACGTAACCATAAAATGGTAGATATATTAATATTTCCGGGGGTTTCCTTATAACTAGGCAAACCTCGGCGCCATGTCTTTAACCATTTTTCCCCTAAAACTTTCTTAGCCTCATTTTCCAATCTTTCAATGATAGGAGGTAATAAAACATTAGCCTTTTCTAATAATGGTAAAGTGTTGAGATGCTCATCAAAATCCTCTGGTTTTGCCGCCCCTAAACTAAGGGTATGCACTGGGGCATGGGATAAACAAAATAAATTATTAAATACCATGGGGCTAAGGGGTTGACATAATTCCCTTAACTTTGGAGAAGGTTGATATAATAAACCACCCTTATTAGAAGGGCTGATAATAAATACCCCCATATCTAGTTTATTAGCTTCTGCAATGGCTGCCCAATTTTCTTGATTAATCCAATACCAGTGTAAATTTACATAGTCAAACTGGTTGGTTTTAATGGTATCTATGATTAAATGGGTGTCGCCATGGGTAGAAAATCCAACATATTTGACTTTTCCTTCTGCCTGTAGTTTACGCACCTCATCAAGACAACCCCCTTTTTTTATGGTCATTTCCAGTAATTCGGGGGTATTAATACCATGGATGCCCAATAAATCCACATAGTCTAGTTGTAGATATGCTAAGGATTTATCAAAAGTTTCCCTAAATTTACGACTATCACTTTGGGGAGATACCTTGGTTTGAATGATTAAATCTTCTCTGGGAAATTGGGGTAAAATACGCCCTAACTGCATTTCTGATGTGCCATAACCCCTTGCGGTTTCGATGTGATTAATACCAAGCTCAATACTACGTTTGATAACGGCTTCTAAGTTATCTTGATTGTCTTGGGGTATATCTTTTTGGGGTACATCTTGCCATTTATATTGGTAGCGCATTCCTCCACAGGAAAATACGGGCATTTGTAATTCTGTTCTACCAAATCTACGATACAGCATAGAGAAAAGCTAAGTTAATGGTTAATTTTCTTAACATAACTTTACCATATTTGTTTGGGGGGCTGGTTTTGCTTATAAATTGGTTAATTGAATGATGGCTTTTTGTAGGGCATTGAGGGGGATTTCTCCTCTTTTTAAACTTAATTCTAGGTTGAGGAGAATGGGTAAGGTTGATTGTAGTTTCTGGGCGCTGATGTGACTGACTTCTTTTTTGAGGAAATAGATTCTTTTGGGATTGCCAACATCGGCTTGGGTAGCGATTTTTTTTTCGTCTTTTTCCCCTGATTCGATGATGGTTTTTACCATAGCCCAAGTGCGAAATTGTCCTACTAGGGTAGCAACTATTCGGAGGGCTGGTTCATTTAAATTAATTAATTCTTGGGCCAGTTGCAGGGCTTTCCCTGTGTCTTGTTTTAGAATTGCTTGGGCTAGTTGGAGGCTGTTTTGGTTACTGACGTTAACTAGGGCGTTAACGGTTTCTTGGGAGATGGGTTGGGGGTTGTCTCCTTGGTAGAGGGCGAGTTTGTCTAATTCTTGCCATAGTAAGCGACTGTCGTTACCGACACAGGTGGCAAGGGTTTGGATGGCGGGGGGAGTTAGTTTAATATTTTTTTCTTGGGCTGTTTCTTCTACTCTTTTGATTAAAATATCGGTTTGCCAGATGGGGATAAGGGAAAATTCTTTGATTTGGGTATATTGATTGATTAATTTGGTGCTTTTGATTCGGGCATCGGGTTTTTTTCGACTGGTGAATAGAAGATGACTGGTTTCTGGGATTTGTTGTAGGGTGTTTTTGAGGATTGATAGTAATTCTTCGCTACAGGTTTGACATATGGTTGTATTATTTAACCATACAAGGCGATCGCCATTACCGAAGGGAGGAGTCATAACTTCCATCAAGGCTTGTTTGATGTTATCTTCTTTATCACCGTTAATTTTTTCATAGTTAAACTGTACCCAATTTGAGTCTATTTTATCTTCTTTTATAAGGGCGATCGCCCGATTCATGGCAAAATCATCTTCACCCCAATAATAATAAATTGGCATGGCTAAAATTGACAGATAAGGTAAATCAAAACTTTATCATTAAACGAATGATTTTCCATAACAATGATAAATCGGACAATAACATAGTCGATAATTCGTGTAGGATTATGGTGTAGTTACTAATGCCTAACTTTAGCATCCAACTTCGGTTATTTAATGAGTCAAACCATCGTTATTAAAATTGGTACTTCTAGTTTAACAATTCCGGAAACGGGAAGCCTTGCCCTATCCACCATTGCTACCCTCGTCGAAACCCTCACCAATCTAAGACAAAAGGGTTATAACATCATTTTAGTTTCCTCAGGCGCAGTGGGGGTTGGTTGCGGTAGATTAGGCATCTCTAAACGCCCCCAAAATTTAAATCAAAAACAAGCTATTGCAGCGGTGGGGCAAGGGCGCTTAATCCGTATCTATGATGATTTATTTAATAATTTAGGGCAGCCCATCGCCCAAATTTTGCTTACCCGTCATGATTTTAAGGAAAGAAGTAGTTACGTCAATGCTAGTAACACTTTTCGGGCTTTATTGGATTTGGGAGTAATCCCCGTGGTAAATGAAAATGATACCGTGGCAACCGATGAGTTAAAATTCGGTGATAATGATACCCTCTCGGCTTTAGTGGCTAGTTTAGTGGATGCTGATTGGTTGTTTTTATTGACCGATGTTGATAAACTATATTCTGCTGACCCTCGTTTAGTGCCTTCTGCTACTCCCATTGATTTGGTGGCAAGGCATGAGTTATCTAATTTAGATATTGATGTGGGTGATAGTGGCACCAATTGGGGCACAGGGGGCATGGTTACTAAAATTACCGCCGCTCGTATCGCTACAGGGGCAGGGGTGACAACGGTTATCACCAATGGTAAGAATCCTACTAATATCCTTGATATTTTAGCAGGAAGGGCGATCGGTACTCGTTTTGAACCTCAACCACGTCCAGAAAATGCCCGTAAGCGTTGGATTATTAATGGTTTAGTTTCTAAGGGCAAAATATATCTTGACAATGGGGCAACTAAGGCTATTTGTGAGCAAGGAAAATCCCTTTTATCCGCAGGAATTTTAGCCATTGAGGGTGATTTTAATAGTGCTGATGCAGTGGATTTATATGCCCCTGATAATTTGCCTGTGGCACGGGGTATCGTTAATTATAGTAGTAATGAATTACAGCTAATTAAGGGTAAAAAGTCTCAAAAAATTTATGAAATACTTGGTTATGAGGGAGCACAGACAGTTATCCATCGAGATAATTTAGTCGTTATTGATTAAGATTTTTTGCGGATTGATGTTGATAAAAGTTGGTGTTAAATACTGTTTATGAAAAAGGTATTATTTATTAGTAATGGTCATGGGGAAGATTTAAATGGCAGTTTAATCGCTGAGGCTTTAAAAAAAATTGATCCTAATTTAATTATTGATACTTTTCCTATTGTGGGGCAGGGTAAAAGTTATCTTAATAAGGGTTTTAATGTGGTTGCACCTATTTTAACTATGCCCTCTGGGGGAATGTTTTATCTCAATCCTCGTAATTTTGTCAAAGATTTATGGGCGGGTTTATTGGGATTAACTTTTAAACAAATTTTAACTTTATTTAAACTCAGAAAAAACTATGATATTTTTGTGGCAATTGGGGATATAGTACCTTTATTATTCTGTTTTTTAATTAGAAAAAAGTTTTTTATTTTTTTAGTTGCTTATTCTAGTTATTATGAAGGTAAATTGGGCTTACCTTTATTTAGTCGTTTTTTCTTAAATTCTTCTTTATGTTTAGGGGTTTTTACGAAGGATAATTTCACGGCTCAAGATTTACAAAAACAGGGTATTAAGAGGGTTAGTTGTTATGGTTATCCGATTATGGATGCGTTAAAAATTAACTCGAATAAGATGGGTTTTAATGTTCAAAGTCAAACTTTAAATGACGACTCAAACCCTTCTATGATAGCTCTTTTACCAGGTAGTAGAGTACCTGAAGCGGTGAATAATTTACAATTACAAATTCAAGTTTGTGAAAGGTTAGTGCATCTTTCTTCAAAGCCATGGCGGTTTTGTGGGGCTTTGGTGACGGATATTATTTATAGTGATGTGGCGAAAATTGCCAAAGATTTGGGTTGGAATTTTTATTTTTCTAATGATTTTAAAAAAAGTAAAAAAAATAATTATATTTCCTTAAAAGAAAAGCCAGAAAAATTAATTTTAACTAAAAATATTAATGAGCAAAATGTTACTATTGAGTTATTTTATAATAGTTTTGCCGAGATTTTAATTAGCAGTGATTTGATTTTAGGAATGGCTGGAACTGCCATAGAACAAGGAGTTGGTTTAGGTAAACCCGTAGTACAAATTATTGGTGGAGGCCCTCAATTTACTTATCGTTTTGCCGAGGCTCAAATGCGTTATTTAGGGCTTAATATTCGTACGGTAACTGAGTTTCGGGATTTAGATTTGATGTTTAGTCAGGGGGCAAGGGAGATTATGGAAATTATGGAAGATAGTCAGTATTTAGCTGATTGTCGGGAGAATGGATTGGAAAGAATTGGTTCTGCGGGGGCTTCAAGGGCGATCGCCCATAGTATAATCTCAACCATTAGGGATTAAATTAATACCAAATTTGTTCCATAGCCCATTTAATCACCGAGCGCACCTTAACTATTTCCTTTTCTTGTCCTTTTTAGGATAAAAAACCTGAGGATAACCAAGGGGGCGTACCTCCTGATACTTTCTTTCCTCCTCCTTCTGCCGCACTTGGGTATAATCTAACCAATGAATACAATCCACAGGGCAAGTGTCCATAGCCTCTTGAATAATATCCTCCTCATCTCCATTTTGGTTATACACCCTAGAGCGCCCAAAATTATCCTCAATATAAAAAGTATTAGGGGCAACATGAACGCAATTTTTACAACCAATACAAGTCACCTCATCCACATAAACCCCCCTTTGACGAACACTCCCCCCCAACTCAGGTTCAAAACCAGTCCTTTCAGGGTTATCACGCCAAACCCCTCCCAATTCAGGCTCAAAGCCACTGGTTTCGGGAATATTTTGTTCATCAAACATAACAAACCTCATCAAAAATAACAGCAACCCATCACCAAAACCCCACCCAATCAAAAACAGTGGGTAACAATAATCATTACCCACCCACAAAACGAAAAAACTAACTCCAACGCTGTACCACTAAACGGATAGAGCCATCCTCATTCTTTTGTTGCTCAGTCACAGCAAACCCCTGTTGGCTAGACTCCGTCAAAACAGTATGTAAAGCATAATTCTGAGTTACACGCTGTAAAAACCCATCAACAGTCCAAGGCTGTTGCCAGTATTGTAAATCAGCCACTAACTCATAATGTTGACCATTCCAGCTAAAACCAATATCATAATTGTTTTCCTGTGCAATGACCAAATCAGCCTTACTGGTTTGCCCCTGATAACCACGAACCTCAGAAGGGCCCTCCTTCCAATCAATTTTGAGGTCATTTAAGGCAGATTTGAGAGAAGTTAGATTGCGAATTTGCGTCTTGATGCTACTAAAATGTGACATAAATTTATCTTGATAGAGTAAACAAAAATTGGAAAAATGAGATTTATATATAAAAGTTTACCAATTCTGATTCTGAATTTGATTTTCAGATTCGATTTTTTGTTGGTAATAATCCGATGTTTTTTGGCTAGAAATGACAACGCCCAACTGTTCTTCGATCGCCCTAGTCACCTCCTCACAAGACTTCCCCACAATACCAGTAACCCTTTCTTTTACCCTACCATCAGGATAAATAATAAATTCTAAAGTTTCCATTGCCATGGATATTTACCCTCACTATATAAAAAAATTCTCAGAAATTGTACAAAAATTACAATTACCCTCCATTAACATGATAGACAAATTGAAGATTATTGCATTATGCAAAATAAATAAAAATCTGGGGAAAAATAAAATTAAAATAAAAAAAGAATATCATTGAACAATGATTGCACCATGAAAATCGCCCCAAAACCCGACAACGAACAAGAGCGTATCAATGCCCTTCTTGCCTACGATATTTTAGACACCGAATTCGAGCAAGTTTATGACGAACTCACCGAATTAGCCTCCTCCATCTGTCAAACCCCCATCGCCCTTATTAGCCTCATCGATGAAAATAGACAGTGGTTTAAATCGAGGGTAGGATTAGAAGCCAGGGAAACTAATCGCGATATTGCTTTCTGTAGCCATGCCATTTTAAAACAAGAAGAAGTTTTAATCGTTGAAGATGCTACCAAAGATGAACGTTTCGCCGATAACCCCTTAGTCTTAAAAAATCCCTCCATTCGTTTCTATGCAGGAGCGCCCCTTATCACCCCCAATGGTTTCGCCCTAGGTACATTATGCGCCATCGACACCAAACCCAAAACCTTAACCGCCGCCCAAGAAAAAGCCCTCAAAATCTTAGCAAAACAAGTCATTAGCCAATTAGAACTTCGGCTATCATTTAAAAAACTACAAACTTACTCCACAGAATTAAGACAAATTAACGCAGGAAAAGACCGTTTTTTCTCCATCATTGCCCATGACTTAAAATCCCCCTTTAATGCCATGCTTGGGTTTGCCGAAATTCTCCATAAAGACGTTGATAATTTAGACGACGAACAAATAAAAGAAATCAGCTCAGACATATATAGTACAGGTAAATCTACCCTAAAACTATTAGATAACCTTTTACAATGGTCTATGCTAGAAACAGGCAATTTATCTTGGCGCCCTAAAAGACTTAATCTTCGTGAAGTAGTAGAAGAAGTTTTAGAGTTACTTTCTGGCACAGCCTTTCACAAAAAAATTATTTTAGTCAATGAAGTTAGCCCCGATATTAATATTTACGGCGATTTAATTATGCTCGAGTCAGTGATTCAAAATTTAGTGAATAACGCTATCAAATTTAGCCACATGGGGGAAAAAATTACTATTACCTGTGAGTTAGAAAATAATAACCTAGTTAGGGTGATAGTAGCTGATTCAGGGGTTGGTATGACTCAAGAGCAAATGAATCGTTTATTTGAAATAGAATATACCGCCACTAAATTAGGTACGGAAGGGGAAAAAGGTACAGGGTTAGGATTACTGTTATGTAAAGAATTTGTCCATCGCAACGGTGGCTCTTTTAGGGTTGAATCAGACTTACATCAAGGTTCTCGCTTTAGTTTTACCATTCCTCGAATTTAACCTTTTTTGTATTATACGAAGTTTTGTAATGTAATATATATCCTATCTGGAAAATAAATTAAGTTTATTACTAAAGCTAGAAAAGAGTGATAATTTTGTGGAATGTAGTATTCGTTATCGCCCCGCCTTTGCCACTATTTTTGTAACCCTACAACCTAGGGAAAAAATTACCGCCGAGGCAGGAGCAATGGTTAGTATGGATGGGGGAATAACTATTAAAACCGAGTTTTCTGGTGGTTTTTTCCCTGCCCTGATGCGTAGGTTTTTTGGTGGAGAATCTTTGTTTGTGAATGTTTTCCAGAATAACACCAATGTCCCTCAAACCCTAGTGTTAAGTCAGGCTATGATTGGCGACATTGAACATAAAAAACTAAGTTCAAAACCTTTTTGTTTGCAACCTGGGGCTTATATTGCCCATACTCCTGGGGCTAAAATGGGAGTGCGTTGGGCTGGTTTTTCTAGTTGGTTTGCGGGGGAAGGGTTGTTTAAACTGCAATTTACGGGTAAAGGGCAGGTTTTATTTGGCTCTTATGGTGGTTTGACTCAAAAGGAAGTTAGTGGCGATTTTGTGGTGGATAATAGCCATTTGGTTGCCTATGAGGGTGATTTGAAAATGAATATTGGTTTATCGGGAAATCTACTCTCCTCCATGACTTCGGGGGAAGGTTTTGTTAATCGGATTACGGGAAGGGGTACTATTTATCTTCAATCTCGTAGTATTTCTGGTTTGGTTGGTTTTTTACGTCCTAAAGTTCGTTAATTTGAGATTTTTATGAATATTGAAACTTTACAACAGCCCGACAGTGCGATCGCCAAGATAACCCTCGATGCTCAAGAGGAGTTACTAGCCGAGGCGGGAAGCATGATTGCCATGAGCGATTTTATCAATGTTAGTACCACCCTCAGGCAAGGAAAGGGAGGAGGTATTTTAGGGGGTTTAAAAAGAATGATGGCAGGGGAATCATTATTTCTTAGTGTTTTTCGATGCTATCAACCCAATGGAGAAATTTATCTTGCCCCCCATCTGATGGGAGATATATTGGTTTATGAAATGATGGGCAATGAATTGGTAGTGCAATCAGGCTCTTATTTGGCTTGTGCTTCGGGGGTAGATATTGAATTGGGTTTTCAGGGTTTTAAATCATTGTTTTCGGGAGAATCTGTTTTTTGGTTACAAGTAAGCGGTAGCGGCCCAATTATTCTTACTTCTTTTGGTGGTATCTATGAAATAGATGTGGATGGGGAATATGTGGTTGATACGGGAAATATTGTGGCTTTTGAAAAAACTTTAGATTTCCGCATTACTAAAGCTAGTTCTAGTTTAATAGGTTCTTTTTTGGGGGGTGAGGGTTTAGTTTGTCGTTTTAGTGGGCGAGGAAAACTATTTTGTCAAACCCATAGTCCAAAGAGTTTTGGTACTACCATTGGCCCTAAATTACCTCCTAGATAAGTAATAAATATTAATTAAAAAATGTTTTTTTGACATTTAATAGTAATAGTGAAAAAGATAAAAAATGTGATAAAAATATGTTAAATAAATCAGAAATTAATTATCGAATTGAAAATAACCCGGCCTATGCTTTTTTAATTTTAACTCTACAGGCTAATCAGATGGTGATGGTGGAGTCAGGAGCGATGGCGGCCATGGATTCTGGTATTAAGATGAAATCGAAAATGAAAGGGGGTTTAGGTAAAAGTATTGGCAGGATGTTAGGGGGAGAATCCTTGTTTTTAAGTGGATTTACCGCTGAAAATAAGTCGGG is a window from the Cyanobacterium stanieri LEGE 03274 genome containing:
- the metE gene encoding 5-methyltetrahydropteroyltriglutamate--homocysteine S-methyltransferase encodes the protein MTNKSNSLTTLTLGYPRIGEKREVKKALESYWAKKISSDELYTTIEDIEKSNWQKQIDAGIDLIAVGDMSLYDHILDWTVYLGLIPSRFKSFTGLQQYFAMARGADGIPALEMTKWFDTNYHYLVPEIEADCQPCNNFQGFLNQVKRGQNILVKSANPIIISPVTLVALSRYEGSLRENVEKLLPLYQSLLEELKGYGITEIQIHEPILVTDETAEVKEATIKTYEIFNQVGLAINLVTYFEDLGNNYGWVINLPVEAISLDFTRGNNLDLLQKYGFPSDKRLGVGIVDARNVWQVNYAQVQDVLETVKTVTTNISIQPSASLQFVPLDVEREVNLPAHLRNILSFAQQKLIELKMLSTEGNGQFWQEKNDKWQSFKALAPHRPGVQEKVKGLTVEDFQRTLSYEERIKQQIKLPIFPTTTIGSFPQTKKLRRLRLNYKKGELSLQEYQEAIDKEIAECIKLQEDIGLDVLVHGEFERTDMVEFFGQRLSGFAFTDSGWVQSYGSRYVRPPIIFGDVERNEPMTIREFKIAQALTDKPVKGMLTGPVTMLNWSFPRADISRKHQAFQIALALQAEVADLQEAGALIIQMDEPAFREGLPLKTALWADYLTWAVDAFRLASAIALPVTQIHTHMCYSEFGDIIKDIEKMDADVISIENSRSNNRTLEEVTTAGYNHQIGNGVYDIHSPVVPSIQQMVKQLEEGIKNLPLQQIWVNPDCGLKTRHWNEVIPALTNMVEATKIIRQQAEK
- a CDS encoding aldo/keto reductase, with the protein product MLYRRFGRTELQMPVFSCGGMRYQYKWQDVPQKDIPQDNQDNLEAVIKRSIELGINHIETARGYGTSEMQLGRILPQFPREDLIIQTKVSPQSDSRKFRETFDKSLAYLQLDYVDLLGIHGINTPELLEMTIKKGGCLDEVRKLQAEGKVKYVGFSTHGDTHLIIDTIKTNQFDYVNLHWYWINQENWAAIAEANKLDMGVFIISPSNKGGLLYQPSPKLRELCQPLSPMVFNNLFCLSHAPVHTLSLGAAKPEDFDEHLNTLPLLEKANVLLPPIIERLENEAKKVLGEKWLKTWRRGLPSYKETPGNINISTILWLRNLALAYDMVEYGKMRYNLLGNGGHWFPGQKADKLQGLDLTSCLQKSPYGEQIPRLLAEAESLLGGQEVKRLSQS
- the holA gene encoding DNA polymerase III subunit delta, producing the protein MPIYYYWGEDDFAMNRAIALIKEDKIDSNWVQFNYEKINGDKEDNIKQALMEVMTPPFGNGDRLVWLNNTTICQTCSEELLSILKNTLQQIPETSHLLFTSRKKPDARIKSTKLINQYTQIKEFSLIPIWQTDILIKRVEETAQEKNIKLTPPAIQTLATCVGNDSRLLWQELDKLALYQGDNPQPISQETVNALVNVSNQNSLQLAQAILKQDTGKALQLAQELINLNEPALRIVATLVGQFRTWAMVKTIIESGEKDEKKIATQADVGNPKRIYFLKKEVSHISAQKLQSTLPILLNLELSLKRGEIPLNALQKAIIQLTNL
- the proB gene encoding glutamate 5-kinase, encoding MSQTIVIKIGTSSLTIPETGSLALSTIATLVETLTNLRQKGYNIILVSSGAVGVGCGRLGISKRPQNLNQKQAIAAVGQGRLIRIYDDLFNNLGQPIAQILLTRHDFKERSSYVNASNTFRALLDLGVIPVVNENDTVATDELKFGDNDTLSALVASLVDADWLFLLTDVDKLYSADPRLVPSATPIDLVARHELSNLDIDVGDSGTNWGTGGMVTKITAARIATGAGVTTVITNGKNPTNILDILAGRAIGTRFEPQPRPENARKRWIINGLVSKGKIYLDNGATKAICEQGKSLLSAGILAIEGDFNSADAVDLYAPDNLPVARGIVNYSSNELQLIKGKKSQKIYEILGYEGAQTVIHRDNLVVID
- a CDS encoding lipid-A-disaccharide synthase-related protein, which codes for MKKVLFISNGHGEDLNGSLIAEALKKIDPNLIIDTFPIVGQGKSYLNKGFNVVAPILTMPSGGMFYLNPRNFVKDLWAGLLGLTFKQILTLFKLRKNYDIFVAIGDIVPLLFCFLIRKKFFIFLVAYSSYYEGKLGLPLFSRFFLNSSLCLGVFTKDNFTAQDLQKQGIKRVSCYGYPIMDALKINSNKMGFNVQSQTLNDDSNPSMIALLPGSRVPEAVNNLQLQIQVCERLVHLSSKPWRFCGALVTDIIYSDVAKIAKDLGWNFYFSNDFKKSKKNNYISLKEKPEKLILTKNINEQNVTIELFYNSFAEILISSDLILGMAGTAIEQGVGLGKPVVQIIGGGPQFTYRFAEAQMRYLGLNIRTVTEFRDLDLMFSQGAREIMEIMEDSQYLADCRENGLERIGSAGASRAIAHSIISTIRD
- a CDS encoding ferredoxin, producing the protein MFDEQNIPETSGFEPELGGVWRDNPERTGFEPELGGSVRQRGVYVDEVTCIGCKNCVHVAPNTFYIEDNFGRSRVYNQNGDEEDIIQEAMDTCPVDCIHWLDYTQVRQKEEERKYQEVRPLGYPQVFYPKKDKKRK
- a CDS encoding DUF1257 domain-containing protein; translation: MSHFSSIKTQIRNLTSLKSALNDLKIDWKEGPSEVRGYQGQTSKADLVIAQENNYDIGFSWNGQHYELVADLQYWQQPWTVDGFLQRVTQNYALHTVLTESSQQGFAVTEQQKNEDGSIRLVVQRWS
- a CDS encoding DUF2997 domain-containing protein; protein product: MAMETLEFIIYPDGRVKERVTGIVGKSCEEVTRAIEEQLGVVISSQKTSDYYQQKIESENQIQNQNW
- a CDS encoding GAF domain-containing sensor histidine kinase produces the protein MKIAPKPDNEQERINALLAYDILDTEFEQVYDELTELASSICQTPIALISLIDENRQWFKSRVGLEARETNRDIAFCSHAILKQEEVLIVEDATKDERFADNPLVLKNPSIRFYAGAPLITPNGFALGTLCAIDTKPKTLTAAQEKALKILAKQVISQLELRLSFKKLQTYSTELRQINAGKDRFFSIIAHDLKSPFNAMLGFAEILHKDVDNLDDEQIKEISSDIYSTGKSTLKLLDNLLQWSMLETGNLSWRPKRLNLREVVEEVLELLSGTAFHKKIILVNEVSPDINIYGDLIMLESVIQNLVNNAIKFSHMGEKITITCELENNNLVRVIVADSGVGMTQEQMNRLFEIEYTATKLGTEGEKGTGLGLLLCKEFVHRNGGSFRVESDLHQGSRFSFTIPRI
- a CDS encoding TIGR00266 family protein; translation: MECSIRYRPAFATIFVTLQPREKITAEAGAMVSMDGGITIKTEFSGGFFPALMRRFFGGESLFVNVFQNNTNVPQTLVLSQAMIGDIEHKKLSSKPFCLQPGAYIAHTPGAKMGVRWAGFSSWFAGEGLFKLQFTGKGQVLFGSYGGLTQKEVSGDFVVDNSHLVAYEGDLKMNIGLSGNLLSSMTSGEGFVNRITGRGTIYLQSRSISGLVGFLRPKVR